From Carassius gibelio isolate Cgi1373 ecotype wild population from Czech Republic chromosome B23, carGib1.2-hapl.c, whole genome shotgun sequence, the proteins below share one genomic window:
- the wnt1 gene encoding protein Wnt-1 encodes MWSDIMRVLALLLAVKAACVLLVSSLTGTVAVNNSGRWWGIVNVASSGNLLTNSKNVQLVLDPSLALLSRRQRKLIRQNPGILHAIAAGLHTAIKECKWQFRNRRWNCPTTHSPNVFGKIVNRGCRETAFVFAITSAGVTHAVARSCSEGAIESCTCDYRRRGPGGPDWHWGGCSDNVEFGRMFGREFVDSSERGRDLRYLTNLHNNDAGRMTVASEMQQECKCHGMSGSCTVRTCWMRLPSFRVVGDFLKDRFDGASRVVYANKGSNRASHRADPRHLEPENPAHKLPSTRDLVYFEKSPNFCSYNGKTGTHGTSGRTCNSSSPALDGCELLCCGRGYKTRMEQVTERCHCTFHWCCHVSCLNCTSTQTVHQCL; translated from the exons ATGTGGAGTG ATATCATGCGGGTCCTCGCGTTGCTCCTCGCAGTCAAAGCGGCATGTGTCCTCCTGGTCTCCTCTCTCACTGGCACAGTGGCGGTGAACAACAGCGGCCGGTGGTG GGGTATTGTGAATGTGGCATCCTCAGGCAATCTCCTCACCAACTCCAAGAACGTGCAGTTGGTGTTGGACCCCAGCCTGGCGTTGCTAAGTCGTCGTCAGAGAAAACTAATCCGGCAAAACCCAGGCATCTTGCATGCCATTGCAGCCGGCTTGCATACAGCCATCAAGGAATGCAAATGGCAGTTTCGTAACCGTCGTTGGAACTGTCCAACCACCCACAGCCCCAACGTCTTTGGCAAAATTGTCAACCGAG GTTGCCGTGAGACTGCATTTGTGTTTGCCATCACAAGTGCCGGTGTTACTCACGCCGTGGCTCGGTCTTGCTCTGAGGGAGCCATTGAGTCCTGCACCTGCGACTACCGGCGCCggggtcctggagggccagacTGGCACTGGGGAGGCTGCAGCGACAATGTGGAATTTGGCAGGATGTTCGGGCGAGAGTTTGTAGATTCCAGTGAGAGGGGCAGAGATCTTCGGTATCTGACCAACCTGCACAACAATGACGCAGGGAGAATG ACAGTCGCATCTGAGATGCAACAAGAGTGCAAGTGTCATGGGATGTCTGGGTCCTGCACTGTGCGAACATGCTGGATGAGACTACCCAGCTTCCGTGTAGTGGGAGACTTCCTGAAGGACCGTTTCGACGGTGCATCCCGAGTCGTGTACGCCAACAAAGGCAGCAACCGTGCATCCCATCGAGCTGACCCCCGCCACCTAGAACCAGAGAACCCAGCACATAAACTCCCTTCGACCCGGGACCTCGTGTATTTTGAAAAGTCACCCAACTTCTGTTCCTACAACGGCAAAACAGGCACACATGGCACTTCGGGACGTACCTGCAACAGTTCATCGCCGGCGCTGGATGGGTGCGAGCTGCTGTGCTGTGGACGGGGATACAAAACTCGAATGGAGCAGGTCACAGAAAGATGCCACTGTACTTTCCATTGGTGCTGTCATGTGAGCTGCCTCAACTGCACCAGTACACAGACTGTCCATCAGTGTCTATGA